The DNA region GGGCGTTAAAGTGATCTTGTTTTTTGAAATAAAATAACCCGGATATGACGCGCGCAAACTCGAAACCGACTTACCATATTTGGCCAGATGTGTTAAAAACAACGCGATACCAACTAAAGCGTCACGACCGTAATGTAACTCAGGGTAGATAACCCCGCCATTACCTTCGCCGCCAATAACAGCGTTGACTTCTTTCATTTTGTTAACCACGTTAACCTCTCCAACCGCAGCCGCATGATATTCGCCGCCCGCTTTTTCAGTTACGTCGCGCAGCGCACGGGTTGATGATAGGTTAGATACCGTGTTGCCCACATTGTTTTTCAAAACATAGTCGGCTACGGCAACCAGCGTATATTCTTCGCCAAACATGTTCCCATCTTCGCAAACAAAGCAAAGGCGGTCTACATCCGGATCAACAGCAATACCCAAATCGGCGCGTTTACCCACAACCTCTTTTGATAAAGCTATCAGGTTTTCAGGAAGCGGCTCAGGATTATGCGGGAAATTGCCATCTGGCTCACAATATAATTCGTGAACGGTTTCAACCCCTAAAGCTTTCAACAAGGCCGGTACAAAAATGCCGCCTGTTGAGTTTACGCAATCTATTACTACTTTAAAGTTGGCTTTCTTTATCGCCTCAACATCAACCAGCGGCAAGGCCAGTACAAGGTCGATGTGTTTTTGAAGCCAGGTGTCATCATGAGTAACTTTACCCAGATCGTTTACATCAGCATAATTAAAGTCGCTGTATTCGGCAATTGTTAGTACTTCTTTGCCATCGGAATCACTGATGAACTCGCCATCGGCATTGAGCAGTTTAAGCGCGTTCCATTGTTTGGGGTTGTGGCTTGCGGTAAGGATTATACCACCCGCTGCCTGCTCACCGGTAACGGCAACCTCAACAGTTGGCGTAGTTGATAAACCAAGATCAATAACATCAATCCCCAAACCCTGTAGCGTGCCAATTACAAGATTGTTCACCATAGCACCCGATAAACGGGCATCGCGGCCTACTACAATCTTTTTAATCCCTGATTTTTTTACAGCCCATGATCCGTAGGCCGAAGTAAATTTTACAATATCAAGCGGTGTTAAACCATCGCCAACAGCACCGCCTATGGTGCCGCGTATTCCTGAAATAGATTTTATTAATGTCAAAATGCGAAGTTTTTGGTGTGGTAAAAGTAAAAAATATAAGCTACAAATGATATTGTTTTAAGGATTTACGCAAACGCTTGCATATAAGGTTACGGTTAATTTATTGTTTTTTAATACGGTGCAGGGTGGTTTCAATTGTCATCCCTACGCATTATTTTATGCTTAACGGGATAATGCTGCTGCTAAGTATTAAAATTTAAAGGATTTTTTAAGCTATTTGATAACTTTGGAAATTACAGCAAACAAACACCTATAGTAAAAAACAATGCCCAACTATCTTTTAAACCTCGACCGGCATTTATTTTATTTCATTAATCATGACCTGTCCAATTCATTTTTCGACTGGATCATGCCCTTGTTGCGTAACCCCAAATTCTGGATCCCCCTGTATATTTTCATTATCATTTTTTGTTTATGGCGATATAAAAAAACAGGCGCTGTCATTATAGTGCTGCTGGCGGCATCGGCAGGCGTTGCTGATTTCACCAGCGGGGTTATTATCAAGCACAATATTCAGCGGCTTCGCCCTTGCCGTGATCCGGTTGTATCTGCAACCGATATCAGCCGTGTGCCCTGTGGTAGCGGGTATAGTTTCCCATCAACCCACGCCACCGATCATTTTGCCATGGCGATATTCCTTGGCTTTGTGTTTTTCAGAAAATGGAGGTGGATATGGCTTTGGGCGATACTTTGGGCAGGCAGCATTTGCTTTGCACAGGTATATGTGGGGGTGCATTTCCCGGTAGATGTATTGTGCGGTGCTTTATATGGGGCCTTTGTTGGATGGCTGTTTTCATTATTGTTTAAAAAATTACAACCTGCCTTTTAATGGGATATTGGAAAATTCTGCTGCTTTTTTTTGCTGCCTTTTTTGGCGGTACTTCTGTATTTTTATTTAAAGGCGATAACCACAAAACGCTGAAGCTGGTGCTGTCGTTCAGCGGGGCTTACCTGTTTGGTATTACCGTTTTGCACCTGATTCCCGATGCTTACCACGGTAATGATAACTACGTTGGCGTATTCATATTGGTCGGCTTCCTGTTCCAGATTGTGCTTGAACAATTTTCGGACGGGATTGAGCACGGCCACATGCACAAACATCCGCATGATATGGCAGTTTTCCCAATTGGCATCATGGCAAGTCTCTGCCTGCACGCTTTTTTGGAGGGAATGCCGCTTGCTCAGGGCAACCAGGACCAATTAGTTTACGGCATTGCCTTACATCATATCCCGGCGGCATTCGCACTGGCTACAGTGTTGCTCACTAACAAACAAGGTAAAAACAAAACCATACTTTTTGTGGCGGTATTCGCGGTAATGGCCCCGGCAGGATATTTTTTCAGCGATGCGTTAAGCAGCGGAAACATCGGTAACCTGCAACATTATTTTAACAGGATCATGGGCGTTGTTATCGGCATCTTCCTGCATATCTCCACCACTATCCTCTTTGAATCGAGTGCTGATCACCGTTTCAATATGCGTAAAATGATGGCGGTATTGGCGGGTGTGACCATTGCGCTGCTGGGGTTTTTGAAAGAGTTGTAGGTTATTTATCCTATTACTTTATGTAAAATTAATTTCTGGATAAATTTTCTATTTTTCCAGTTCCAGGCCCCAGTCTTTCCCTTTATCAACCGCAGGTACTCCCTTATCCATCCAAACCGGCGTTGGCGCGCCTTTTAAAAAGTGATCGAAGAATTGCTGCTCACGTATAGTAATGTCTTTGCGGTTTTGGCGTAGCACCAGGTTATGAGCCTCGCCATTGTATTGCAGTAACCAAACAGGTTTACCTAAACGGCGTAGAGCTGTAAACATTTCAATTCCCTGGTACCAGGGCACAGCGCCGTCGGCATCGTTACTCATGATCATTACCGGTGTTTTTACTTTAGGTAACTGAAACAAGGGCGAGTTTTCGATATACAGCTCGGGCTTTTCCCAAAGTGTGGCGCCAATTCGGCTTTGTGATTTTTCGTATTGGAATTGCCTGTTCAGTCCCGATTCCCAGCGGATCCCCCCATAGGCCGAAGTCATGTTAGCTACCGGCGCGCCTGCCCAGGCTGCCGCGTACATATTTGTTTGGGTAATGAGGTAAGCCACCTGGTAACCGCCCCAGCTTTGGCCCTGTAAGCCAATATGTGCAGCATCAACCCATGTGTTTTTCTTTAAAGCATCAACACCCGAATTTACAAACTCGACCGCAGATGCCCCGGGATGACCGGTTTGATAGCTGATATCAGGCGCGAACACAAGATAACCGTTGCTTACAAAAAATGAGATGGGCAGGCGGGAAGGGGTAGGAGCAGGTGCAATGTAATTATAAAGCCCGTCAGAAAGTTTCTCATAAAAATAAACTATCATCGGGTACTTTTTGGCCGGGTCAAAATCTTCGGGTTTATACAGGATCCCTTGCGACTGATAGCCTTTAGGTGTCGTCCACCTCACAAGCTCGGCAGTGCCCCAGTTATAATCATTTTGTTGTAGGTTGATGCTGCTCAGCTTGATCTCTTTCTTCAAATCAGATGAAAAGTACAAATCAGGCGACTGTTTATAGCTTGCTTTGGTGTAGATGTAAGCTTCGGCATTTTTAGCTTTCAGCAGGTTATCATAACTCATGGAGGCGATGACCATTTTTTCGGGTTGATTGTTCGCTTCAGGAAGTTTTTGAAAATATCCCCATTGCCTGGTTTCTTCGTTTTGGGTTAACAGCCACATAGGCTCTTTCAGGGGGATGAATTTTTGCTCCGGGTCTGTTTGATCATACCTGATGATCAGTTTGTTTTTGCGCCCGATGCCTTTGGTGAAGTTAAACGCGTCGCCCGTTGCCGGGTCAAAACGCCATATGTCGTACCGGTCATAAATAAATACAGCCTTGTCTCCTGCTAACCAGCCTGCCACACCGTAAGCTGAAGGATACCCTGGCACGTCGTTCAGTTCGTCGCCCATTCTGGTGCCGGTCGCTTTGCTCAGGTTTATTTTTTGCCCGGTTGCAATGGTATAACAGTACCAGGCCTGATCTTTGAGATCAAACCACAGCACATAATTGCCCTGCGGCGAGATATAATAACGGCCCAAAGAGGCATTAATAAACCTGTGATTGCCGCTCCGGGTATCAATTAAAATGGCTTGTTGTTTGGTGCCGCCTTCCCACTGGGCCGACACGCGGGCTCCGGTATCTGTAAGTCCTAATACATAGCGGGCATCTTTATTTTCGGCAGTTAATATTTCTGGGATGGCCTTGCTACCTAATTGAATAATTTTGGCGTTCGTTTCTTCAGGTTTTATGACAGCAAGATAGCTACGCTTTAGCTCGGTTTGCAGGTTTTTGAGCTGCTGGGGCTGCAGGTAATCATCTTTGTAGTTCCAGATATCCAGCTTGGCTACCTCAAAATCAACAAGGGTGGTATCGGCAGGCTTGGGGATAGGCGCAGTGCCAAAGAAAAGGCTATTGCCGCTTTTGCTAAAGCTTACTTTGCCGTCGCCACTTACCGCCCAGTTATCGGGTATGCCTGCAGATCCGGCAGCGGCAATAACTTCCGCGCTATCTTTTGCCGTATTGTAGTAATAAAGCTTAAAGGGTTTTACCAGTGTTTTTTCCGGATTTTTCTCGGCAGTAAAAGCTATCTGGCGCCCGGCATCATCAATACTGATATTATGGTAATTCCCTCTGCCGGTGCTTAACCGTTTGACCGCGTTTTTTTCCAAATCAAATAGATACAGACCAGATACAGTCTCTTTTTGTTTAGCCGGCGCTGTTACAGCAAACGCAATCCATTTTCCATTTTTACTGACCTGGTATTCTGTAACATATTTAAAAGAGCGTTCGGCGGCGGTTTTTAACTTTTTAATAGTTAAATCTGCACCTTCATGTGTAGGCGGGGCTACAGTTGCAGCTATCGCTTTTTTTGTGGTATCGCCTGATGCTGGTTTTTTAAGCGTATCGGCTGTTGCCAGGTAGGCAATAACAGCTGCATCTTCGGCTATTTTAAATGAACGGATAGCCGGGACTTTCCTTACGGATAATGATCCTAAAGTAATTATACCTAATGTATCTTTAGGGAAATCGGCCTGCTTTTTCTTCTTTATTTTGGCCTGCCTGGTATCCTTATAAAAAGGCCGGATAAGGCATACAGCAAATTTTGAATCGCTGCTTATCTTAATTGTGTCAGCTCTCGGAATTTTTACCAAAGTAGCGTTCCTGGCGTCTTTTATAATCAGTTCAGCATCGCCCTGCTGCGGCTTTATGACGTAACCTATCCATTTACCATCATTGCTGATGCGTTGCCCTGCTATACTTTGCCATCCGTCAAACACAGTATGGTCTAAAGGTTTTTTAGCTGTTTTTTGAGCAGATACATGAAACCCAATAGCTAATAACAGGCAGGCTGATAGTAAAAGTTTACGCATACAGGAAAGATGTCAAACCTAAATATGCTGAAAACTTATGGTTAAAAGAAATTAGTTACTGTAAAGTTACAATTGATGTGAAAGGTGAAAGGTGAAAGGTGAAAGGTGAAAGGTGAAAGGTGAAAGGAATTATGTTAAATAACCAAAAACAACCTTTGGCCTTTTAGCTTTCGCCTTTCACCTCAAAAATTAGCACATCGCCTTGTTCAAGGCGCGGATCGCCTCATCGAAATCTTCGCGGGCTATCAAAAACTGGATGTTCACCATTCTTAATGCAAAGCCGCAGCTTTTGATGTTGATCCCTTTTTGGGCCAATGCTGTTGCGGATTTTGCCAGTAAACCCGGCTGATCCATGTTGGAACCTATCAGGCAAACCATCGCCATTTTTTCCACAGCAACTTTTTCGTAATTATCTTCCAGTTCTCCAATCAGTTTTTTATTGTAGTCCTTCTCCCATATCACGATAGAAATGCTGTTGGCGCTGGTGGCCTTAAAGCTATAGCTAACGCCAAACTTGTAAAACAGCTGCATGATATGAAAATCGGTACCTACGTTACCAACCATTGAGGGGTCATAAATATCGATCATGATCACCTTATCGGTGCCGGTGATTACCTCGACACGCTTTTTATCACAAATATATTCGCGGGTTATTAACGTACCGGGATGTTCCGGCTGAAAGGTATTCTTGATTCGCAGGTCGATATCATTTATTTCAAGCGGTTTTGACGCTTTAGGGTGGATAGCCTCCATGCCCACGTCGGCCAGCTGATCGGCAACATCATAGTTGGTGTTACCTACCGGGAAACAGTTTTCAACGCCAACCAACTGAGGGTCGGCAGTGCAAAGGTGGTATTCTTTGTGAATAATGGCTTCCTGCGGCTGTACAGCAACGGCAATTTTACTGAAAGTAACTTCCGAATAGCCGCGGTCGAACTCGCGCATAATACCTTCGGTACCTTTGGCATAGCCGGTAACAATGGTAATGGTTTTTGAAAAATCAATATGGGCAAGGTCTTTCTTAATGCGTTGATCAATGGTTAATGCACGGTGGTCGTGAAAACCGCTCAGGTCGACCAAAGTAGCATTGATACCCATATTTTGCAGGATATTGGTAAAGTTAAATGCCGAATGGCTTTCACCTATAGATGCCAGGATCTCTCTCGCGGCCTGTAAAATACCTTCTTTACCTACATACCCTGATGCCAGAATATTAGCCAGGTTCTCCAGATAGGTTTGAGCATCGTTGATCCTTGTTTCAATGTACTTATCGGCTTCGGCTATGTTCAAACCAAGGCTTTCATAGGTTTTATTGATCTGCTTTAGGCGCGTAATCAATTGTTTTAACGGCGTATGGAAGTCCTTATAATTGGCAAGCTTGTGATATACGCCCGGCGCGCCTGTCTTTTTGTTTTCGAGCAGGAGGTTGGTTACCCCTGAAAATGCCGATACTACAAATATGCGGTTGTAAAGTTGTTCCCCGCTGCGTTCAAACAGGATAATGTTTTTGATCACATCACCCAAAGCGGTCATGGATGTACCGCCAATTTTTTCTACTGTTAACATTTTATATTGAAAGATCAGCAGTCAAATACCATAACCATACCAATTGTTGTAGCTATTTATTAATTGGTTGAATGTAAATAGCTTGTATCTGAACTGCTTTTTTAAAAATAACTCATTTTGATATACGCTATCAAAACGATTGAAATATAATGATTAAAAGCTTTGAGCCTTCGGCCTTAGGCTTTTCGCTTAATTAACTATCCTTTTTATACAAATCACCTGCTTTTTCGGCCGAAAGGCGGATGCCCTTGATCATGGCCGAGCTGAAACCGTGGTGCTCCATTTCATTTAAGCCGGCAATGGTACAGCCGCTTGGTGAGGTTACCTTATCAATTTCCTGCTCGGGGTGCGATGCCAGTTGTAGTAACAAGTCGGCCGCTCCCTTGGCTGTTTGGGCTGCCATCTTTAAGGCGTCATGCGCATGAAAGCCAATCTCTGTTCCGCCTTGTGAAGCAGCGCGGATCGACCTTAAAAAGAAAGCGATACCACAGGCACAAAGAGCCGTGGCCGAGGTCATCAATTCTTCATTGATCTGGATAGTTACACCAACCGTATCAAACAATGATTTGGTCATGTTGATATTTTTATTGGTGCCGTTATCTGTAGCGATACAGGTCATGGAGTGGCCTATCGCAATCGCGGTGTTCGGCATTGCCCTGATCACCTGTACATTGAGGTCAAGGTGCTGGCGGATATCGGCACAGCTAACGCCGGAGATAACAGATATCAATAATTGCTTATCCGGCTTTAACGAAGGTTTGATCTCGTCTAACAGTTTATTAAGTTGTTGCGGCAGTACGGCCAGTACAATAATGTCAGCTTTGCGCACGGCACGGAGGTTATTGTCTGATACATGGTACCCCTGTTCTGAATATTGAGACAATGCGGCTACATTGCGGCGTGTTAATGATATTTGCTGGGGTTTGCAAATACCCGATTTAACCAAACCTTTGGCTAATGACAGGCCTATGTTACCGGAGCCTAATATTGAAATATGCTGTTGTGCGTTCATGCGTTTTTAGTTAAACGTGTTCCAAATGGTTTGTTATCTTTCAATTGACCAAGATCATCTGACTTGCCAATAATTACTGCCTTTACACCACAGGCAATTGCGGTAAAAGCGTTATCAAGTTTAGGTAGCATACCACTGTGTATTATCCTTTCCACTTTTAGTTCCTCGTAGTGCTGCGGGTTAATTTCCCTGATCAGCGATTCTTCGTCATTAATATCTTTTAACACACCTTTTTTCTCAAAACAGTATATGAGGGTGGTTTCATATAATCCCGATAACGATACAGCCAGTGCTGAAGCAATGGTATCGGCGTTGGTATTTAACAGCTGACCTTCACCATCGTGCGTTATAGCACAGAAAACGGGGGTAAAGCCTGCTTCCATCAACCGGCTGATATTTCCGGGGTTGATAGAGTCTTTAACAATATCGCCTACAAAACCATAGTCAATAGTTTTTACCGGCCGTTTAACCGCTTTAATAAAGTTGCCATCGGCACCGGTCAGGCCTATGGCGTTGTTGCCAAAGCGCTGCAACTGGGCTACTATATTTTTGTTGATAAGGCCCCCATAAACCATGGTAACCACCCTCAGCGTTTCAATATCGGTGATGCGTCTTCCATCAACCATTTTTGATTCAATACCTAAATCCTCGGCCATTTGTGTGGCCACTTTTCCACCTCCGTGTACCAGGATCTTTAAGCCTTCAAGCGCTTCAAAGTCCTTTAAAAAATGATACAGGTTTTCAGAGTTATCAATAACGTTTCCACCTATTTTGATTATATAAAGGCCCTTATTTGATGGTAATTTACCTGTTTTGATATGATCTGTATCAATTTTATTCATTCCAGCTGTTAATATAACTCTTTTAGTGCCAAATTTCCACTTTTTTAAACGGAAAACTGTTAAAATTACGAAAATATGGGATGTTTTTTCAAAAATTGATTTAAAAATGAATAATCGGACTTCCAGTTTAAGTTTACAATTTGATTATGAAAGAATTAGTAATATTGGAAAACTTTAAGGCACTATCCTTGCTTATATCTATCTATGGAGCAAAAAAAGAATACCAGGCCACGGGTGGCAATTATAGGGGGAGGATTTGGCGGGATCCATTTAGCTAAAAAACTAAAAGATGCGCCCGTTGATGTACTGATGATTGATAAGCATAATTATCACACGTTTCAGCCCTTGTTGTACCAGGTGGCAGGAGGCTCCATAGCTGCCGATTCAATTGGCTTTCCATTGCGACGGATCTTTACCAGGCAAAAGAATTTTCGCTTCGCGCTTGCTGAAGTGCAAAAGATCAATGCTGAAAGCAATACGCTTGATACTGATATCGGTACCATTTATTACGATTACCTTGCTATAGCTACCGGCTCCAATACCAACTTTTTCGGTAACAAAGAGATAGAGCATTTTGCTATGCCGATGAAGAATATCCCGGAGGCCTTAAATTTAAGAAGCCTGATCCTCCAAAATCTGGAGATGTCGCTCGTATCTAAAGACCCGGAAGAAAAAGCGGCGCTAATGACCTTTGTGGTTGTAGGAGGGGGGCCAACCGGTGTGGAGCTATCTGGTGCACTTGCCGAAATGCGCGAGCTGATATTAATGAAGGATTATCATGGTTTGCGCAAACACAGCATGAGTGTTTACCTTGTTGAGGGTAAAGCGGAGCTGCTGGCCGCGTTTTCGCCGGGGGCGAGGGCCAAGGCCA from Mucilaginibacter sp. SJ includes:
- the glmM gene encoding phosphoglucosamine mutase; its protein translation is MTLIKSISGIRGTIGGAVGDGLTPLDIVKFTSAYGSWAVKKSGIKKIVVGRDARLSGAMVNNLVIGTLQGLGIDVIDLGLSTTPTVEVAVTGEQAAGGIILTASHNPKQWNALKLLNADGEFISDSDGKEVLTIAEYSDFNYADVNDLGKVTHDDTWLQKHIDLVLALPLVDVEAIKKANFKVVIDCVNSTGGIFVPALLKALGVETVHELYCEPDGNFPHNPEPLPENLIALSKEVVGKRADLGIAVDPDVDRLCFVCEDGNMFGEEYTLVAVADYVLKNNVGNTVSNLSSTRALRDVTEKAGGEYHAAAVGEVNVVNKMKEVNAVIGGEGNGGVIYPELHYGRDALVGIALFLTHLAKYGKSVSSLRASYPGYFISKNKITLTPEMDIDALLAKVEEKYIKQPHSTIDGLKIEFDKEWVHLRRSNTEPIIRIYSEGNSETVANGLANKIIIDIKEILQLKG
- a CDS encoding phosphatase PAP2 family protein; this translates as MPNYLLNLDRHLFYFINHDLSNSFFDWIMPLLRNPKFWIPLYIFIIIFCLWRYKKTGAVIIVLLAASAGVADFTSGVIIKHNIQRLRPCRDPVVSATDISRVPCGSGYSFPSTHATDHFAMAIFLGFVFFRKWRWIWLWAILWAGSICFAQVYVGVHFPVDVLCGALYGAFVGWLFSLLFKKLQPAF
- a CDS encoding ZIP family metal transporter, with protein sequence MGYWKILLLFFAAFFGGTSVFLFKGDNHKTLKLVLSFSGAYLFGITVLHLIPDAYHGNDNYVGVFILVGFLFQIVLEQFSDGIEHGHMHKHPHDMAVFPIGIMASLCLHAFLEGMPLAQGNQDQLVYGIALHHIPAAFALATVLLTNKQGKNKTILFVAVFAVMAPAGYFFSDALSSGNIGNLQHYFNRIMGVVIGIFLHISTTILFESSADHRFNMRKMMAVLAGVTIALLGFLKEL
- a CDS encoding S9 family peptidase, which codes for MRKLLLSACLLLAIGFHVSAQKTAKKPLDHTVFDGWQSIAGQRISNDGKWIGYVIKPQQGDAELIIKDARNATLVKIPRADTIKISSDSKFAVCLIRPFYKDTRQAKIKKKKQADFPKDTLGIITLGSLSVRKVPAIRSFKIAEDAAVIAYLATADTLKKPASGDTTKKAIAATVAPPTHEGADLTIKKLKTAAERSFKYVTEYQVSKNGKWIAFAVTAPAKQKETVSGLYLFDLEKNAVKRLSTGRGNYHNISIDDAGRQIAFTAEKNPEKTLVKPFKLYYYNTAKDSAEVIAAAGSAGIPDNWAVSGDGKVSFSKSGNSLFFGTAPIPKPADTTLVDFEVAKLDIWNYKDDYLQPQQLKNLQTELKRSYLAVIKPEETNAKIIQLGSKAIPEILTAENKDARYVLGLTDTGARVSAQWEGGTKQQAILIDTRSGNHRFINASLGRYYISPQGNYVLWFDLKDQAWYCYTIATGQKINLSKATGTRMGDELNDVPGYPSAYGVAGWLAGDKAVFIYDRYDIWRFDPATGDAFNFTKGIGRKNKLIIRYDQTDPEQKFIPLKEPMWLLTQNEETRQWGYFQKLPEANNQPEKMVIASMSYDNLLKAKNAEAYIYTKASYKQSPDLYFSSDLKKEIKLSSINLQQNDYNWGTAELVRWTTPKGYQSQGILYKPEDFDPAKKYPMIVYFYEKLSDGLYNYIAPAPTPSRLPISFFVSNGYLVFAPDISYQTGHPGASAVEFVNSGVDALKKNTWVDAAHIGLQGQSWGGYQVAYLITQTNMYAAAWAGAPVANMTSAYGGIRWESGLNRQFQYEKSQSRIGATLWEKPELYIENSPLFQLPKVKTPVMIMSNDADGAVPWYQGIEMFTALRRLGKPVWLLQYNGEAHNLVLRQNRKDITIREQQFFDHFLKGAPTPVWMDKGVPAVDKGKDWGLELEK
- a CDS encoding aspartate kinase, translating into MLTVEKIGGTSMTALGDVIKNIILFERSGEQLYNRIFVVSAFSGVTNLLLENKKTGAPGVYHKLANYKDFHTPLKQLITRLKQINKTYESLGLNIAEADKYIETRINDAQTYLENLANILASGYVGKEGILQAAREILASIGESHSAFNFTNILQNMGINATLVDLSGFHDHRALTIDQRIKKDLAHIDFSKTITIVTGYAKGTEGIMREFDRGYSEVTFSKIAVAVQPQEAIIHKEYHLCTADPQLVGVENCFPVGNTNYDVADQLADVGMEAIHPKASKPLEINDIDLRIKNTFQPEHPGTLITREYICDKKRVEVITGTDKVIMIDIYDPSMVGNVGTDFHIMQLFYKFGVSYSFKATSANSISIVIWEKDYNKKLIGELEDNYEKVAVEKMAMVCLIGSNMDQPGLLAKSATALAQKGINIKSCGFALRMVNIQFLIAREDFDEAIRALNKAMC
- the proC gene encoding pyrroline-5-carboxylate reductase; the encoded protein is MNAQQHISILGSGNIGLSLAKGLVKSGICKPQQISLTRRNVAALSQYSEQGYHVSDNNLRAVRKADIIVLAVLPQQLNKLLDEIKPSLKPDKQLLISVISGVSCADIRQHLDLNVQVIRAMPNTAIAIGHSMTCIATDNGTNKNINMTKSLFDTVGVTIQINEELMTSATALCACGIAFFLRSIRAASQGGTEIGFHAHDALKMAAQTAKGAADLLLQLASHPEQEIDKVTSPSGCTIAGLNEMEHHGFSSAMIKGIRLSAEKAGDLYKKDS
- the argB gene encoding acetylglutamate kinase; the encoded protein is MNKIDTDHIKTGKLPSNKGLYIIKIGGNVIDNSENLYHFLKDFEALEGLKILVHGGGKVATQMAEDLGIESKMVDGRRITDIETLRVVTMVYGGLINKNIVAQLQRFGNNAIGLTGADGNFIKAVKRPVKTIDYGFVGDIVKDSINPGNISRLMEAGFTPVFCAITHDGEGQLLNTNADTIASALAVSLSGLYETTLIYCFEKKGVLKDINDEESLIREINPQHYEELKVERIIHSGMLPKLDNAFTAIACGVKAVIIGKSDDLGQLKDNKPFGTRLTKNA
- a CDS encoding NAD(P)/FAD-dependent oxidoreductase: MEQKKNTRPRVAIIGGGFGGIHLAKKLKDAPVDVLMIDKHNYHTFQPLLYQVAGGSIAADSIGFPLRRIFTRQKNFRFALAEVQKINAESNTLDTDIGTIYYDYLAIATGSNTNFFGNKEIEHFAMPMKNIPEALNLRSLILQNLEMSLVSKDPEEKAALMTFVVVGGGPTGVELSGALAEMRELILMKDYHGLRKHSMSVYLVEGKAELLAAFSPGARAKAKKFLQDMDVTIYNSAHVESYNGYELKIDNGTSLLTRNVLWAAGVKGEFPEGISAGNIARGNRILVDEFNKVKGYENIYAIGDVAAMITDEYPNGHPGVAPVAIQQGQNLGENVYRMFDRKPLVPFKYRDKGSLATIGRNKAVADLGKIHFQGFFAWLVWGFVHIMSLAGFTNKGIIFFSWAINYFTKNSDNRLIVRYFDTETRMTDPESR